GGTGGAAAAACATTGTCGGACTTAAATGTCATTGAGATATGATGTAAAGAATAGGAaccaactttgtaatttactctttaaaaaactatatatatatatatatttgttaacaCATGCTAAAGTATACTAGGTAAGgagacatttatggattcccaCCAACATTAGGAAATAgcaaaagtaataaaaataactaGAGATTGAAAATAGCCAACTTGACTACATTATTAAATTTAGggtaaaaaattagaataatgctaaagatacaaactattttacaaaaaaaatttacaaactgctgatatggtgagtgattattggtaaatgaaaaaatgatattaatggtgaatctaaatgaaaactaataagaggTTTGTCACattaacattttgtaaaaatgttataaaatagtttgtaactgtagcattatttaaaaaactattttagtacctAAACTTGACTAGAAGtttgctttttgttttaaattattaaaaagttcGCTTTTCATatctaaattattgaaaatgtttcaatttttgtccttaatttttttttttaaagtacttttgaaactattgaaaaagttcctttttttttatccctaattttgtctttaaattatttataaaaaaaaaactctttacaaagcttaaaggtgaatttttttttttttttttaaagcctagggtgaccaaaatagtatttatCCTTAAATTTACCTTATCAGTTGCACTCAACATATCTACACTCATCAAAAGCCTTGTAAATCTCTCATTTTAActatcaaataattaattaaaaaaaggcaaaaatgcaaaactgaccctcttaCTTTCActgtttttcattttagtcctctaacttttagttttgttaattcagtcctctaactttcaatttttgtcaattcaaggTTCCGTAACAATTCAGTTAGTGCTGCCGTTAGATACACTTGAAACGACGCcgttttgttcttcttctttttaattcagaattaaaagaaaataagaaaaatctttaaaaaaatttaaaaaaaaaaaaaaaaaaacaaacaaacaaacaaacattaaagGGAACGACTCCCctgaatcaaaacaaaacaaaagaaacaaaacaaatcccTAACATAAATCAAAACAGAGAAACTTTGAGAGATCCAAATCCCTAACATAGAGAATTTGGGGAAAAGGAAGAGAGGCTGAATcggatttgagagagagagggggtcgacggtttgagagagagagagaccgagTCCGTTTGAGAGAGAGGCTGAGTcggaatgagagagagagactaaatCGGTTTTCTGAGATGAAGGTGACTGAATCGATTTTGAAGGTGATTGAAGTCTTCTCACTAGACTGAATTAGATTTGAATACGTACACGAGGCTCCTTTTAGCCTCTACGGCTCGATTCCCTTCATGATCTCACATGGCAAGTCTCACGGAACTTCTGGATTCTTCTGGCTAAATGCGGCGAAGATGCAAATCGATGTGTTGACGGCCGGTTGCGATGCAGATTCCGAGATCTCATTACCGTTGGATAGGTCTAGAATCGACACATTGTGGATAAGCGAGGCTGGGATTATTGACGCTTTCTTCTTCGTTGGTCCAAAGCCTAAAGACGTGGTCAGATAGTACACTAGTGTGACTAGAACTCCTGCGATGCCtcaattcctttttttcttttttcttccagatttttcttatttttttaattcccaattaaaaaaaaaaaagcgtcgTTTCAAGCATATCTAACAGCAGTACTAACTGACTTGTAATAGAGCCttaaattgagaaaaattgaaagttagaggactaaattaacaaaactaaaaattagaagaatgaaatgaaaaacagtgaaagttagagggatagttttgtattttttccttaaaaaaaaatatatatatatatatatatataaaatatatatacacttctTGATATGAAGTTATTTGAAAAATACTTATAATACACGAAACCACTAAAGGCCAGGGCAGCCGAATGAATATGTAAGGAAAAAAAGCGTAGACCCCAAAGCACAGACAAATacataacaaattaacaaattaacaattaaCAAAGAGAAATGCTGGAGACACACACACCAGCAAACTAAACAAATAGTAAAACTtattcagtcaaaaaaaaacaaatagtaaAACTTAACCCTTAAGCACCGTAAAAATAGTACCAATAATTCCCAAAAtaatagtaacaataaataaataaaatcagttTTTCCCATACAAagataatattataattaagaaCATCTCCGATTTCTTGGACGGTGGTGGTGGCAAAGAGTTGTggctataaaagaaaaaagaagagccaaaaggtaataaataaaaagctatAAAAATGGGTCTAACTCCAAGAatattttcatttctctctctcacattgcTGCTGCTGATACCGATTACAACAATGGCCGAGCGTGTTCCGGAAAAGAAACCTGatcaatcatcatcatcatcatcagaatcaGAATCGGCGGTTCACATCGTATATGTGGAGCGACCCCAAGATATGGAGCCTGAGGCTTTCCACATCCAAACCCTAGCCTCCGTCCTCGGCAGGTTCTTTTCTCTTTcgtaaaagataaaaagattCTTTTGttatagaaattagaaatattgTTCAAAATTGTGCGTTGGAAATTTTTTGGACAGTGAAGAGGCTGCAAAGGAGGCTCTGATATATAGTTACAAGACAGCAGCTAGTGGATTCTCTGCTAAGCTTACACCCCAACAAGTTTCCCTCATTGCAAGTATGCGGAtctctttgtttttggtttgggTCTTAATTCAATggaaattaaaatgaataatactATCATATTACTACTTGTTTCAAtctattctttgtttctttcccctatattgttttatttctttaacaaaattatcaaTGGGTTTTCATCTCGAAGCCCTAACTTAAGATTTGGGGATTTTTCACCAACTTGGCTGATTGCAATGATGTGCTTGACCAATAATTTGGTGCCACTTTTtctgtcttaaaaaaaaaaaaaaaaaaattatttataagaaTTGGTCCATATCAGATTTTCTAATGCAGATAATATAACACCTTGAGGACATAAAATTTTAGGTTCGAAAAGCAGACTGCGCCTAAAGCTTAGGacgaaaacaatattttatttttctttagttaTGTGCTATAGATTCTCAATAAACTAATTAGACTCGGCCATatgtattcttttcctccattcttAGGGGATGCCCCGCCAATGAGTATCTATATTGGATCCAGTCATAATAGAGTGGCTAAATTTTATGATGGCCGTCAACCTATTACAACCCTCCTCCTTTTCCTGAGCTTGGGACCAACTATGAACAAATATATGACACTAAGCACATGCACAGTTGGAGTTTTTCTAGTATAAGAATGGTGAAGATTTGAATGGCTGACGAAGGTTGTATTTTGgacttttttctttgaattatattttaaaaacgatACCCAAAGTGAGGAAAGggttttttctttatcaaaaataaaaaaagaagaagagaagaacgGTTTTCTTAGTGTCTACAATGATGTAGTCCACACTAGGTGGCTTGTATTCAAATGTCATTCTCATATCAGTGTTGTGTGTTATGCTGTGTAACTTTGTTCTGCCTGGATACTTTAGGTATCTTGCAGTGTCCATCTAAAATGGAATCTGATTGGATCTAAACCTTTATGATACATGTGTAGAGGAGGGCTTCCGCACATGGAACACTATGCATGGGCTACTTTAACACTTCGACTAGATAGGAGATTAGGTTTGCTAGATTTACATTATCTTTGTGATTTTATCAGGTTAGTCAGACAGGACTAGATGAATAAagattgagattaaaaaaaaatgagcacTATCTTTTCAGCCAGGATGCATTCATAGGGCCAGTTACCAAATAATGAATAGATGAGAATTATGGTTGAAAAACACAAGTCTAAAAGCTTGTTTTGGAGGCTTTGGTTTTCCCTCAAAGCAAAACCAGCTCTTGTCCTGTATGTGCTGCCATTATTTGCACTTTCCAATACCATGGCACTGTGAGGTAGGTGCCACCAAGGTCGTGGTGGGAGTGACCATAACACTTTGTTTCAGCACTGAAGGTAGAAATTGATATGGGGTTTACAGTGGTCTGTGGGTGAGCTCTTTTAGATTTGGCTGGCCATCggtggtctctatttttcaatttgttgtCATGTTTCACCTCCATTATTCTCTTGTTCTATTATCATGCAAAATCAGCCTATATGTGAGCTGAAAGTTTACCTGACATTTTTCTTTCATACAGCAGTTGAGTTAACTAGTCAATGGTTGCCTAGAAATTGCCTGAATTTCCCTTAGAagaattttagttattttatttataagcaTCATCTTCACGGACTCTGGTCACCTCCTCTACTTTTgttgttcttttgttttccttttttctagCAGAAAAAACTTTACGGTGGTATAGTAGGAGTAAGAGAGAATTTTTGTAAATCCTGCTACCTTATTATACTAGACACGATTATGCTTTGGTTTTGTGCTGGACACCTACCGGCAATAATATCttgataatattttatgttatatGCTACGAAGTGATTGTGTTATTTATTATCTGACTTTTAGTTCTATACCATCAGTCTACTTGTTATTTTAAGTGATGACCTGTTTAAAATTTCCTATACAATTTACTGTGTTTCTCATCATTGTTATGCCAAGAAATTCCTACTCTATTATATTCTCCATAATACAACAACACAATCCATAGTCGTAAAACTCTGGGATTGACAATGAATCCTCAGCAGACTAATCAAAACATATTCTTAATTAACATgtcctcttttgttttttttattactaattCTACCAGTATAATGTTCTCCATGATAAAGTGGatgatttatttgttaatttctttcttGGCAGAACTACCAGGTGTTCTTCAGGTTGTCCCAAGCCGGACACTGCAGCTGCATTCGGGACCCGGGAGGCTGCATTAAAGGATATGAAACTCCTGCACCTAGTATACATATCTCTCAAACAGTTGTCTCGTGTATAAACCAGTCTGCCCTATGTGCTGTCCTGTGTGGCATAGGAGCTTTCACCTAAATAAGGTTTAACTTTTGGATTTAAGCTGTAAAATACTCTCGTGTGATTACTTATGcaggttatatatatatgacataaAAAAGATAAGTTGTTTTGGTGTTCCTAATATTCAAGTGAACCAAACTCCAAATCAGAGCAGAGTTCAAAATCTATGTTTTGCAGTTCAAAATCTCTTCCCCCCAAATCCACCCtcaccaaaataaaattgtcggcaatttgatttctttttcggCTTTTGTTAATGGATGTGGATGTTGAAGTGCGTTAGGAATTTATCAGGTGGAAAGTAACAAGacctaataaataaatacatgttTAACTTTAGTTGCTcaattcccttaaaaaaaaggttggttgattgcaataattttttttttttttctcgtttAAACCTCAGCTTTAACCAATTCACTTCAACACTTGTCAATTAGACCCTCCCTCTTACAACGTGTTGAAGTAGTAGATTGTAATTTGTgcaacatcactttcattggGATCCCATTGACATCACATTTGTTCTACACCGATCACAATTTACTACCCTAGCAATTGTGATATATGTTGTGTgattattgtttaaataaacaagttcaaaaattgtcaaattataCTTATTTCATCAAAATCTTTGTTTACGTGTGTAATCTCCTCTTGACATGAAGAAGTCATAGGTAGGAGGCAAAGTTTCTGTCTAGTCCACGAGATGGGATGTAAGGGATGTGATGCACATTCGTGACCAA
This DNA window, taken from Quercus robur chromosome 2, dhQueRobu3.1, whole genome shotgun sequence, encodes the following:
- the LOC126713456 gene encoding subtilisin-like protease SBT3.3: MGLTPRIFSFLSLTLLLLIPITTMAERVPEKKPDQSSSSSSESESAVHIVYVERPQDMEPEAFHIQTLASVLGSEEAAKEALIYSYKTAASGFSAKLTPQQVSLIAKLPGVLQVVPSRTLQLHSGPGRLH